A portion of the Musa acuminata AAA Group cultivar baxijiao chromosome BXJ1-1, Cavendish_Baxijiao_AAA, whole genome shotgun sequence genome contains these proteins:
- the LOC135675189 gene encoding endo-1,4-beta-xylanase 2-like isoform X3 produces the protein MNIISNHDFSNGLESWHPNCCHAYVASAISGFLNGVRPSSGGNYAVVTHRNESWQGLEQDITEKVTVSVKYTVTACVGVYGDLHGPAGVQATLKLENSDSSISYMFIERILVSKDCWEMLEGSFSLASMPRRVVFYLEGPPPGVDLLIDSVVVSSERMEMMVNTQNHVINIISNHDFSCGLEPWVPNCCHAYVASKESGFLNGVKPNSGENYAVVTQRSECWQGLEQDITAKVTFGAKHDVSAYIGVYGVLHEPAEVKATLKFENSDSSTGYLSIGSAFVSKGCWQKLEGSFSLTSMPRRVVFYLEGPNPGMDLLIDSVTISCDDTEVCRATSVDENIVRNPQFEDGLSDWSGRGCKIFLHNSLVNGKILPVKGRYFVSATERNQTWNGIEQEITGRVSRKLAYEVTAVVRTFGNANNADVRATLWAQSPNGREQYIGIAKIQASDKEWVKLQGKFLLNGVASRAIIFIEGPPPGTDILVDSFLVRRAMKAAASVPPSDEGFRDNIDSRKVVSTNIISNHDFSRGLQSWSLNLCDGFVVSGEFGPLKGVTAKTGSNYAVLTNRSESWHALEQDITNKVSTGLTYSVSVIVRISGAHQEPSAVKATLKLEHLDSQLSYISVGRAMVSKERWEMLEGSFSLTSMPKCVIFYLEGPSAGVDLLIDSVVVSCSDVEHCEDVSHGANIIRNSSFTDGLNWWNPLGSCKLSIGTVPEEFLPLAKDSVNHNQPISSHFILTTNRTETWMGPSQIITDRIKLHVTYQVATWVRLGSGATSPHHVNVALGVDNQWINGGQVEANSDRWNKIRGSFRIEKRPSKVIVYVQGPPPGVDLMLSELQIFPVNRKARYKVLKEKADKIRKRDVILKFSGSENEGLVGASLKIKQIDNCFAFGGCINRSNIENEDFVDFFLKNFNWAVFGNELKWYHTESQQGKFNYKDADELLDFCHKHGKQTRGHCIFWEVEDAIQPWVRSLDSNDLMIAVQNRIRGLLSRYRGKFRHYDVNNEMLHGSFYQDRLGKDIWAYMFQEAHQLDPSAILFVNDYNVEDGCDSKSTPEKYIQQILDLQERGAPIGGIGIQGHISHPVGEIICDALDKLAILGLPIWFTELDVSAENEYIRADDLEVILREAFAHPAVKGILLWGFWELFTCRDHSHLVDAEGNINEAGKRYLALRQEWLSHADGNIDTQGEFRFSGYHGAYTVDIATASKRISRSFIVDKGDSPLVLTIDK, from the exons ATGAACATTATCTCAAACCATGACTTCTCCAATGGGCTTGAGTCTTGGCATCCCAATTGTTGCCATGCTTATGTGGCCTCAGCAATTTCTGGTTTCCTGAATGGAGTGAGGCCGAGCTCGGGTGGAAATTATGCTGTGGTTACACATAGGAATGAAAGTTGGCAAGGCCTGGAGCAAGACATCACTGAGAAGGTCACTGTCAGTGTAAAATATACTGTTACAGCATGTGTTGGTGTTTATGGGGATCTTCATGGACCGGCTGGAGTTCAAGCAACGTTGAAGTTGGAGAATTCAGATTCTTCGATTAGCTATATGTTCATTGAGAG GATCTTGGTCTCTAAAGATTGCTGGGAGATGTTGGAAGGTTCCTTCTCACTGGCAAGCATGCCAAGACGAGTAGTGTTTTATTTGGAAGGACCTCCTCCTGGTGTGGACCTGCTCATAGATTCTGTGGTCGTCTCCTCTGAG AGGATGGAAATGATGGTCAATACACAGAATCATGTAATAAACATCATCTCAAACCATGACTTCTCTTGTGGGCTGGAACCTTGGGTTCCCAATTGTTGCCATGCTTATGTTGCCTCAAAAGAGTCTGGTTTTCTGAATGGAGTAAAGCCAAACTCAGGGGAAAACTATGCTGTAGTCACACAAAGGAGCGAATGCTGGCAAGGTTTGGAGCAGGACATCACTGCAAAAGTCACTTTTGGTGCAAAACATGATGTCTCAGCATATATTGGAGTATATGGGGTTCTTCATGAACCGGCTGAAGTCAAAGCAACACTGAAGTTCGAGAATTCAGATTCTTCTACTGGCTACCTGTCTATTGGGAG TGCCTTCGTTTCTAAAGGATGCTGGCAGAAGTTGGAAGGTTCCTTTTCACTGACTAGCATGCCAAGACGAGTAGTATTTTATTTGGAAGGGCCTAATCCTGGCATGGATCTGCTTATAGATTCTGTCACTATATCTTGTGAT GATACGGAGGTTTGTCGTGCTACCAGTGTGGATGAGAATATAGTACGAAATCCTCAGTTTGAAGATGGATTAAGTGATTGGTCTGGAAGAGGATGCAAGATTTTCTTGCACAATTCTCTTGTGAATGGGAAAATACTTCCAGTCAAGGGAAGGTATTTTGTTTCAGCAACTGAAAGGAATCAAACCTGGAATGGGATTGAACAAGAAATAACAGGCAGGGTAAGCAGGAAGCTTGCATATGAAGTTACTGCTGTAGTTCGGACATTCGGAAATGCCAATAATGCTGATGTTCGAGCAACGTTGTGGGCTCAATCACCAAATGGTCGGGAACAATATATCGGCATCGCCAA AATTCAGGCATCAGACAAGGAATGGGTGAAGTTGCAGGGAAAATTCCTCCTAAATGGTGTTGCTTCAAGAGCCATTATATTTATAGAAGGGCCACCACCGGGTACTGATATCCTTGTTGATAGTTTCTTAGTAAGACGGGCAATGAAAGCTGCAGCTTCAGTTCCACCAAGTGATGAG GGTTTCAGAGACAATATTGATTCAAGGAAGGTTGTCAGTACCAATATTATatcaaatcatgatttttccagAGGACTGCAGTCTTGGTCCCTTAATCTTTGTGATGGGTTTGTTGTATCAGGGGAATTTGGTCCTTTAAAGGGTGTCACTGCAAAAACTGGATCAAATTATGCAGTCCTAACAAATCGATCTGAGAGCTGGCATGCTTTGGAACAGGACATAACGAATAAAGTTTCAACTGGTTTAACCTACAGTGTCTCTGTCATTGTTCGAATTTCGGGAGCTCATCAGGAACCTTCTGCAGTCAAAGCAACACTTAAGCTGGAGCACCTGGACTCCCAACTGAGTTATATATCTGTTGGAAG GGCTATGGTGTCGAAAGAAAGATGGGAAATGTTAGAAGGCTCATTTTCATTGACTAGCATGCCAAAATGTGTGATTTTTTATCTGGAAGGACCTTCTGCAGGTGTTGACTTGCTGATTGATTCTGTTGTAGTTTCTTGCTCTGATGTGGAACATTGTGAG GATGTTTCACATGGAGCTAATATAATCAGAAATAGCTCTTTCACTGATGGCCTTAATTGGTGGAATCCTCTTGGCTCGTGTAAGCTGAGCATAGGCACAGTTCCAGAGGAGTTCCTTCCCTTAGCAAAGGATTCTGTCAATCACAATCAACCAATAAGCAGCCATTTTATCCTCACTACAAATCGCACAGAAACCTGGATGGGCCCCTCACAGATAATAACAGACAGGATTAAGTTACACGTAACCTACCAAGTTGCTACTTGGGTACGTTTAGGTTCAGGAGCAACTAGTCCTCATCATGTCAACGTAGCACTTGGTGTAGACAACCAGTGGATCAATGGGGGGCAAGTTGAAGCTAACTCTGACAGATGGAACAAAATTAGAGGATCATTCAGAATTGAAAAAAGACCATCTAAAGTTATAGTTTATGTGCAAGGTCCTCCACCAGGTGTCGATTTGATGCTGTCAGAACTGCAGATATTTCCTGTAAATAGGAAGGCACGATATAAAGTTCTCAAGGAAAAAGCTGATAAG ATACGAAAGCGTGATGTCATCCTTAAATTTTCAGGTTCTGAGAATGAAGGTCTTGTCGGTGCATCTCTGAAGATTAAACAAATTGACAACTGCTTTGCTTTTGGGGGTTGTATCAACAGATCAAACATTGAAAATGAGGACTTtgttgatttctttttgaaaaatttcaaTTGGGCTGTGTTTGGGAATGAGCTGAAGTGGTACCATACAGAGTCACAACAAGGAAAATTCAATTACAAAGATGCAGATGAGTTATTAGATTTCTGTCACAAACATGGTAAGCAGACAAGAGGCCACTGCATCTTCTGGGAAGTAGAAGATGCCATCCAGCCATGGGTGCGATCGTTGGACTCTAATGATCTAATGATAGCTGTTCAGAACCGTATCAGAGGGTTACTATCTAGGTACCGAGGCAAGTTTAGGCACTATGATGTGAACAATGAGATGCTCCATGGATCTTTCTATCAAGATAGGCTGGGAAAAGATATCTGGGCATACATGTTTCAAGAAGCCCATCAATTGGATCCTTCTGCCATTCTGTTTGTCAATGATTATAATGTAGAAGATGGATGTGATTCTAAGTCCACTCCCGAAAAGTACATTCAGCAAATCCTTGATTTACAGGAACGAGGTGCACCTATAGGAGGGATTGGTATACAAGGTCATATCAGCCATCCGGTTGGAGAAATTATATGTGATGCACTGGACAAGTTAGCGATACTTGGTCTCCCTATTTGGTTCACCGAATTGGATGTCTCTGCAGAAAACGAATATATTCGAGCTGACGACTTGGAGGTTATTCTTCGAGAAGCCTTCGCGCATCCTGCTGTCAAAGGCATCTTGCTCTGGGGATTCTGGGAATTGTTCACATGCAGGGATCATTCCCATTTGGTGGATGCTGAAGGCAACATAAATGAAGCTGGTAAAAGGTACCTTGCTCTGAGGCAAGAGTGGTTATCTCATGCTGATGGCAACATTGATACGCAGGGTGAATTTAGATTCAGTGGATATCATGGTGCATACACTGTGGACATTGCTACTGCTTCCAAAAGGATATCAAGGTCATTTATCGTTGATAAGGGAGATTCTCCTCTTGTTTTGACCATAGATAAGTAA